The sequence ATGATTTACTAAGAGctacaaaaacataaaacagtcTTTACTTCTGAAAGTTTACATCTAGTGGACATTAAACAAGAGCAAAGAGTAGACAATACAAAGCCACGATTCTCTAGGTTTATCGAGCGTTTGCTTGACTCAATCACTATTTACAAATAATACCTTTGACTGTGACTGAAAAGGCACCTATTCAGTTAACATggattcatttttcctttgggaCTGTAACAGCATACTTACATGGACACGGTACAGGGCGTAGCACAtcagcacagaaagcagcagcactgccatgATGATAAGACCATAGTAGGCCCAGGAACTATTAATGAATGCTGTCTCCTCCCCTCCTGCATGTGGagttatattattattaataatatgaAGAGAGgtagaattatatttttattatggaaaaaatatttaggtaTGTGTGGGGCTCTGGTCAGCAGGAAATCAAATGTGAACAGCATGCTCCATGGCCATGTTAGTCATGCCATTAGTATTCTAGCTGGCATCCCCTCTGCTCTCTTGGAGGCAGGTGACAACTGTCAGTGGCAAATGAAGAGTCAGGGAGGAGCATTCTACAAAGGTGACAGCTTCTGTACCACAGCTCAGAagcaaaaccacacacaaaaaaaagaagtttactGCACTGTTATATCACCATTGAGGGCTCCACCAGGAGTACATAAGAATTAAACAACAACTAGGGTTGGGAGGGTGCAAGCAGtacagacaattaaaaaaaatattctacaaTGAATAGAACAGTGCTGGTAGAAAGGGTTACAGTTCTCTAAAATCTCAATTTAAATAACATTCTATCTAGTTATCACCCCACTGCTTTGATGTGCAGCTGTCATTTTCCCCAACTCACGCTACTGAGTTGTTGCACATGTTATAGCCAGCAGCATAGCATGAGACCAGTCTTTTTTTGCAGACCAATTTGTAAATAGATCTTTTGCAGCTCCTAGCACCTATGTAAACCTTAGTTTATTTGCTCAAAGATCCCATCAAAACTGTCAATGCAGTTTTTGCACCAGTAACGTCAAAATCAAGTACCATTGTGGATTCATCTTAAAAAATGGCTATAACTAACTCTCATGAAAATGAAGTCCCAGTAAAACATGCTCACAGTGTGCTCAGTGTATAATAAGGATGTGTGAGATCATCGCTGTTATCTTCggtactgaaagaaaatgccCAAGGACTTGTTCTGTGTTTCTTAGTATGACCTATTTTTAGGCTCAATTtacttatatatattattttacttatatatcatattatttattataatattattataatactataatttatatctatataattatttttattatataaataatattttatatattttactattatattatttactattattttacttatatacttacatatttatattatatattataataaataatagtaaatatataatatatatgttatacCATTACATTATATCATGAATTATATATTATACTATacactatatataatatatatattatatcataATATTATATGTTTACTTATATacttattatattatttattttatatattatattattttacttatatatatatatatatatacgtaaaaatatatattattgattttattttttttttcctaagtgaaGATGTGGGATTATCGctagttttctatttttaaattctccTCTGGTTGTATAGGACCCCGAGGAGCGTGAGCATCTCCCTAGACTTTCCCTGGTCCTGAAGGATTTTTAGTCATGAATTAGAGCTCTACTTGGCCTGACTATAGGTCTGTGAGCTTTTAGTCCATGTCTTCTTTTATAACATACCTATAATTATTTATGattaagcaaacaaaagcacaatACCTTTAACCATCACCATGGTGCCTCTTTGGCTCactgagaagagaaaggaattgTTCAGCACTGCAGCACATACATACACATCATTGTCACTTTGCTGTAGGTTGTGTAACGTTATCACtagtttcttctcttcctttgaaTACTCCAAGCGATTAGCAAAAACAGGAAAGATTTCTAGAGCTTTCTGACTTGAAACACATAGCACTCCTTCAGGTTGCTTGTGAGTCTTGAGCAAGCAGATCTCTTCATCTTTATATGAACTATTCAATGCACAGGTAATGTTGAGAGACTGGCCTTGTTGAATATCGACAACGAGTGGTGACTGTTCAACAATTCCAGCTAAAAACAAGAGAAACTGATGACTGCCATGTAATTAACACATTGCTTTTTAACTAGGGAGCAAATACAGAGGTCAATGACAGAAAGAACCTAGCacagaaatatagaaaaaaattgatattttaaagCCTGCCTTTATACATGCTTTCAGAACAGAGATATATCTCAGTGCACCCTGGAATATTTTGCTGCCCCAGGTTCTGAAAGTAGGACTGAGTACTGCCTTCTCAAGCGAGATTAAGCTATAAAGCATCTGGGTACCATTGGCCTGGATGAAATCATACATAGTGTGTACCATCAACAGTTGAAAATGGTCTTCAAGGTAGTTATTTATGGTCTGCTGTCCAATGTGGAACACATTTCACTGAGTTCCTCTAAGGACATGCCCTGTACCTCTTTACATTATCATTAACAATGTGGATGAGGGAATAAAAGAATTAGACAATTTATCGCTTCTGTGCAAAAGGTAATTCTGGAAAGGTTGCAGGTATTTCAGAGAAGAGGATCAGCATCAGAAAAAGGTAAGAGAATTTAAAAACGTAATTTGGATTAACAGCATATAATCAACAAGGCagaattcatttgaaaaaacaCAGTGAAGAAGTTTGAAAAGAGAAGTCTAAAGAAAGAACATAGTAAGTCTTTATGGATATAAGGGAATACTACTGACccagcatttttaaatgcattgggaactggaaaggaagaaaactctgTAATTTTTGGCAAAGACAGTTCAGATGAAATGGTCTTACCAGTAGGGTAGGTATGCCTGGGAATAAGCTGCTAAAGACTATAGTGGACTCAACCCTCttctaatttaagaaaaaaaaaaaaggggggggggggaggagaggggagggcaaagacagaaaaattcttCCCCTAACCAGAAATGACTACCAAGAGGAAAATGTGGCCATTCTTCAACTGTTttctaaaaagataaaaaccaTGCATCCCTGTATCCACTGATGTCCAACTCACAAACCCTACCTAGCATCAGCTTCTTAGTTATTTGGGGTTTATAATTCCAGATGGAATAGCAAAACCAAAAGAGATTTGCAAAAGCTGCTACCAAAATCAGGGTTCATTTTCATAAAGATTTAGCAGATGGTTCTGAAAACAGCTATGGGCCCTCACTGTTTCCACCCTGCTGCCATAACACTTCTGACTCATGTGAAAGTCTTACACAAGTAGCTAGGATAAATTAGTCATGAAGTGATGTTTCAGAtgtcttcttcatcttttcacAGAACAGGCTTACACTTTCCTTCAAATCAATACATCACCTGAGTAGACATTGGTAAAATTCTTTTAGACTGTCCCTCCCACTATTCTTTCTTCCAATCTTTGATTTCAAACATACCTCCACGTTTATTAATTCCTAACTTAAGAGGTGGAACCACAGGAGCTTTCACCACTACAATGGTTGTCTTCCCATCCAGCCTGACATGACGGTCATTTCTTATAATAAACCTGGTGCATAGGTAGAAATTTGAATCAGATTCCCGTACATTGAGCAGAGTTACTGTGAGTTTTGCTCCTTCCTTTGAATACTTGATGCGATCCACAAAAGCTTTATTAACAGTTGGTTTCTTATCCTTGGGaacatataaaacattttctggttGTACTCTAGTCCTCAAGTACATCCCCAGTTCATTTTCTGAATTGTACATTGAGCAAGTTATGCTGACGGAGTCTCCTTCCCAAACACTGACAACGTCTGTTGACTGTtcaagaaatgcattttcttcaccttaaaataagaaatgcaataGAAATGATAATATCAGATTTCTTGTTCTATAAATATCAAAGTAAGTTGCAAATATAATCATTTATGTCTGTGGAACAGCTCTGAAAACCTGAACCTTAGTCTTAATATTCTGTGTATGTAGTCTCTTGACTGTCCTAAACCCTAGAGTGTCTTTTATCCCCATTAACTTGCATGATTCAACACATCCAAAGCTCAAAAGTTTCTGGTGAAAAAAGTGGCTTCTGTCACTCACATAAAAAATTTAGTCTGCACTGTAGGTTCCCAGTATGATCCTCTTAGCTCTTAAAATATCAGCTTCATTGAACTGAGCCCAATAATTGGAGCTGACTGAGGATCTAAATCTGGAGTTCAAAGGGATGACAAAATGACAGAACAGGAGAAAATtgtatatttcaaagaaaagaaaaaaagctttaacaATATCAGGGAACTCGACAATGTAGCCTCTTAGGAAGAGAGCTGCAGAAGGTATAATGTTACAGcctattttaagaaacaaaggTGTAAGAACACATAAGGAGACCCTTTGAGTTCTCTAACAACCTGAgcatctggagaaaaaaaaaaaaaaaaaaaaaaaaaaagaatagaaagtACTTATGGAATGAATAGCAAAGGACAGAtcaaataaatataagaaaaattacattacaaacaaaaaaagagaattgaAATACAGAGTATTGGATATCTTGGAAGAAGACAGTATAGGAAGGGTTGAATATTCAGGTGTTCACAATCAGAGTAAGGTACCCTATATACTTAAAACAGCTTATTTTAATAAGGGAAAAATCCCAGAAGTCAAACACAGAAAGACTGCATCATGGGAATTCAGATAATGTAGGTCAATCCAACCTGTCCAGACATGAGGACATTCTACATCCTACactattaagaaaattaaagcaacCCAGGAGTCATCAACAATTATCTTTCAGCAACAGATAAATGGTGCAATGGAGAAGGCTGGAAAAGTGCAAAGCACTCTGCCTTAACAAATAAGGAAGGAAAGCCCAGGGAATTGATCCCCATCAACCAAAAATCAGAACTTCTAAGCTGACCCCCACTTATGCGTTCTAAGAACCCAGGCACTTTATGGCAAGCAGCCACAACCACTTAATCATTTCCTCCAAAAgacaaaagttttaaaaagtacaagggttaaattatattttcagaaatcagTATCAACTCCTCAACAAATGAcaaaagcacattaaaacaTTAGCACCGGTTTCAATGCATCTTCAATTCAAACATGTTGATTTGtggattccttttttttttcaccctcaAGTCACCATGCTTCCAGGTTattaacaaacaaaccagaCATCATGGGGAGAAAAGGGCTATCTGGTGTTTGAGGCatctttttcctcagtttctcctCCTCAGAGAGCCTTGTGGTTTTCCCCAAGTATGCCTCTGGCTTGTGCTCTCAATAGCTACAACATACAATTGATATTTCTAGTAAGGCTTTATTACACCTTCACCAATTACATGCCTAGTAAATACCAACACTCATTTCTATCCAGTAACGAGCTCCCCGTGTCAGCCTTGAGAATACGTACACAATTCATGTTGGATTACTAGGAAAATAACTTCCACTATTGTTATAGAGAGTAATTAGTGTGTAGAAAAGAAAGCTTCAGAGCATAACactctttcacttttttctgaaaacgcattgtgaAATGTTAGAGAATGCTTTTTTCAGAGTATCACCTGCTTTTGTTAATGGTTAAACACCCAGGAACCTCTTTGAGAGGATAAGctaaggaggagaaaaaaaataataaaaaatatatatatatatatatatatataatgaaactTGTGAAATTTAAGAGGAGCATTGTTGTATGTACATACCACTCAGGCCAGGGATGAACcggagaagcagaagaaagagagatGCAACTGGGAGAGGTGATGTCTGCGGCATTTTCCAAGGTCTTTTTAGCTGATCTCAATAACCCAACTGATGAGCTGAAGACAGGTTTGTGTGCCAAAACCTGGCTGTTATCTTCTAGCTACGTCAGCTGCTTTCTAACTGAagttctctccccctccccagcaacTTGCTTCTTCTGTCTTCACATCACAGAGACTGTGACAGAGAGGGGAGCGAGAGATTTAGAGAGAGGTGTATTCTGTTGTTGACTTCACACTGGCAACGCCCACACTTTACTACCACAGAACAAGCCCCAGATGTGGGGGCTGTTAGTGGAAACATCAGCACCAGCTGCAGTCGATACAGACTGTCAATGCCCCCAGgctcagcagccagccctgctgcaggctgcaatTGAAAGCGTTGGCTTTGTAAGGGGCAAGTGGGAGAAAGATACACCGCTACTTCAGCTAAACCTTAAATTAATATACAAAGCCTGCTCACAAACTTGCAGGCTTCACCTGTATTTTGCCAGTGACGAGCCTGTGTTCTCCAAGCAATGGGATGGTGTTTTCAGAGCAGCAGTTCAGTGTGTACCTCTCCCGTGGCTTCACGCTTAGAGATGTTCTGTAGCTGCAAGCCACCAGCAAAAGGGAAGCTCAGTCATAGCTCACACCCTACTCTCTCCCTGATAcaacaaacagcttttcttgAAGGAATGATTGCCTGACAGCTGATAAGCGTCATCAGACCTTGTAAAGAAAACTGAGTTCAGGTGGGTTGTGAAATGGGCTTTCAATTAGCCCTATGAAGACTCACTGCTAGATACAAAAGCAGATGGCAGGAGGGATTTCCTGCTCCTGGGCTTTGATTTTGCAATACTCAAGAAGTGGATCATCCCAATAATGCTGGGTAATGAGTGTGGGGCTCACGTGATGGTGATGTTTTGTAAAGGACATGAAGAAGCCAAAGAACAAAATGATCGATGCAGGGTTACCAGTGAATAGCCAGTGTTCAAGCTGGCATGGCATTGTGGTGACTacaagaacacaaaaaaaagcacatcaaAATGAAACTGCAACTATCAAATTATGCCATCTGTCGAGTCAGGCTACCTGATATTTtcagttgatttttatttcagaactaTTTGTGtggatatatttatttgtaaaaaggCACATAAAGCAACATCAGGCACATAAAGCAACATCAGTCACTTGCTGAGAGCCAAGAGGATCATTAAAGCCATTTTCCCAAGACATCGGATGATTGGCATTACAGGCAAAATGCAGCTCAGGAGGCACAAATCAGAACAGCTGGGACTGACACCTCTGAATATCACTGCCTGCAAAATCAGCAGTAGGAGGGCAGAAAACTGGGCAGAACTGGGCAGGTAACCTCTATTCCCAAGGCTTAGCTAGCTCTCTGGCCCCAACTGGTGTTAAAgattagaaattaaatttgcaCACTCTCTAATTTGAATCTCTTGAATTACTACAACATAAATTGTCAAATAGCATGTTgtctttgtttcaaaaaaactcaaaatttGAGGGTacacaaaaaaagagcagtgTCAGTCATCAGTTTGACCGCCCTAACATGCACACACtaatatgtatacacacatttgtttttccccattacGAGACGACTTCAGAGAACTGCAACAGCCTTTAATTTTAAGACAGTCTTTTTCTAGGTCCAGGAAAATCAGGTATGCATCACTGGAATCTCCTGAAGCCCAGCACGCAGCTCCATGCATGGGAATGCTCGGCACTTCCTGAGAGGCTCTCGCAGAAATGActtacagcagaaaaacaaaaccaaaagcaacaCCCATGATAGCTGCCTTGGTAAAACATACATTGAACTCATCATACTGTTgcaaaacaccacagaaatttCCTACTTGCATTTGAAGGACCTTCCAAAGTTTTGAGgtcaagggaaaaagaaaatgtccataactttttaatatacctttttgcattattatttttttttgctattgtttttaaatctatatAGAGTCATGTTACATCCTACATCCTTTGAGATTTCCTGATGAAACTACCAATTTATAGGTTTATGATTGGTTATactatgcaaaaaaataattcaacaaGCATCCATTCCGCTTCAGGAATGTGTTTTTGCAATCTGGATGCTGGTGCTCTTAGCTCAAAAGCCTGATAAAAGTCTGCGCTGCCAAAGAAGCCTTGCATCTTGTGATGCTGGGGCTTCTCAGACAAGTACCAGGAGAGGACAAGAGCCCCTGGAAGCTTTTCTTATTGCTTGCAAAAGTCTGGAGTTGGATAACTAGGGCAATTGCAGTCCTCGGTGAATGCATGGGAATTATGAAAGTACGTTTGTGAGAACTATTGTGAGGTATAAAATAAACGTGTTTCTTCAGGTGATGGCTAGACTTTGTttgaggatgctgctggcatAAGGGCCTGGTTTGTCTCATTTGTAGATGATGCTTCAAATGGCTGTGACCTTCCACTTTCACAAGCCTGATTGGGTTTCATAGCACCTGCAGAATTGAAGGAAAAACATCTGTGAGGCAAAGGCACAGATCGATCTCattgtgaaataaaatcagattgCCTGATAGGTTTGGAGATGTGAAGTCCTCAGAGAAGCTGCCCTGCCCCATCTGCTTCCGGACTGCCTGTTGCTCTGAAAGGGGAAAGTTTGCAGCTTCACCCAGCGAGttcacagcctctctgctgAAACCATGCCCTGGTTGCTGCAGCCATCAGCCTGTGCCTCAGGCTATAAAATCTATGGGATTAAAAGCTATTAACACAGCCTTGATGCAGTGTGGAAATGGGCTTCCACTGGGCTTAGTCCTGGTAAACACACCCAGCCTTTTGCTGAACAACCTCCTGCCCTCATAACTAAATGATATTACCATTTATCAtaattaaccccccccccccaaaaaaaaaaacaaaaaaagtcattgcTTACCTTTAAAAATCTGATAGAGCACTACGACAGGTTCTAGGAAAACAAGAGCAAGAAAGTACCAGCATTAGCAAAGATTTACTTAGAAGGTTTAAAACTAATAGACCTGCAGTTGCTTTTCCCTACTTACATTTATCCAGGATGCCTGAGCAACTGCTATCTGTCTAAAACAGATCCACAGGCCTTGTGTTTCTCCACAACTCTGCACCAAGTGTGATGTATAAATAACCTGAGAGGGGTACCTCTCGGCAGGGATAACGCTTTGTTTGCCACATGACAGCACAGCTGCACCCCAAGTTCTGCACTCTGCTCTAGCACAACaattt is a genomic window of Anas acuta chromosome 18, bAnaAcu1.1, whole genome shotgun sequence containing:
- the CD7 gene encoding T-cell antigen CD7 isoform X1, producing MPQTSPLPVASLFLLLLRFIPGLSGEENAFLEQSTDVVSVWEGDSVSITCSMYNSENELGMYLRTRVQPENVLYVPKDKKPTVNKAFVDRIKYSKEGAKLTVTLLNVRESDSNFYLCTRFIIRNDRHVRLDGKTTIVVVKAPVVPPLKLGINKRGAGIVEQSPLVVDIQQGQSLNITCALNSSYKDEEICLLKTHKQPEGVLCVSSQKALEIFPVFANRLEYSKEEKKLVITLHNLQQSDNDVYVCAAVLNNSFLFSVSQRGTMVMVKGGEETAFINSSWAYYGLIIMAVLLLSVLMCYALYRVHMKKYFQKRKTNTVYEDMSYGSRRNTFVKPNVYNNCT
- the CD7 gene encoding T-cell antigen CD7 isoform X2, yielding MPQTPDSPFLPMMSGEENAFLEQSTDVVSVWEGDSVSITCSMYNSENELGMYLRTRVQPENVLYVPKDKKPTVNKAFVDRIKYSKEGAKLTVTLLNVRESDSNFYLCTRFIIRNDRHVRLDGKTTIVVVKAPVVPPLKLGINKRGAGIVEQSPLVVDIQQGQSLNITCALNSSYKDEEICLLKTHKQPEGVLCVSSQKALEIFPVFANRLEYSKEEKKLVITLHNLQQSDNDVYVCAAVLNNSFLFSVSQRGTMVMVKGGEETAFINSSWAYYGLIIMAVLLLSVLMCYALYRVHMKKYFQKRKTNTVYEDMSYGSRRNTFVKPNVYNNCT